The following coding sequences lie in one Apium graveolens cultivar Ventura chromosome 1, ASM990537v1, whole genome shotgun sequence genomic window:
- the LOC141677531 gene encoding uncharacterized protein At4g15545 encodes MLAKESPGPSFDLPEEVLDVLPTDPYEQLDVARKITSIALATRISSLETELSSLSEKLEEKDDIIAQLQEQLDSLDSSLSDTADKLSLANQDKERLLEENANLSNAVEKLNRDVVKLEGFRKTLMKSLQDDDGNSGGALKSAATNAANDAGLSTQSLSRDDTATASLQSQPSVESSNAENHETDVSRPSIPQGLLIASQTSTPRLTPPGSPPSKSSSASPKVTSRPLSPRRHSISFAGTRGMFDGRASFSSVPSSQHSSMGYDSGRARVDGKEFFRQVRSRLNYEQFGAFLANVKELNSHKQTREETLRKADEIFGPDNNDLYSVFEGLITRKA; translated from the exons ATGCTAGCCAAAGAATCTCCAGGCCCAAGTTTCGATCTCCCTGAAGAAGTTCTCGACGTTTTACCAACTGATCCTTATGAACAGCTCGATGTTGCTCGTAAAATAACCTCCATTGCACTTGCTACACGTATCTCTTCTCTCGAAACAGAGTTGTCATCGTTAAGCGAAAAGCTTGAGGAGAAAGATGATATCATTGCTCAGCTTCAAGAACAGCTTGATTCTCTCGATTCTTCGCTTTCAGATACTGCTGATAAACTCTCCCTTGCTAACCAAGACAAG GAGAGGCTATTGGAGGAGAATGCTAACTTGTCCAATGCGGTTGAGAAGCTCAATCGCGATGTTGTCAAG TTGGAAGGATTCAGAAAAACACTGATGAAATCACTTCAAGATGATGACGGAAACTCT GGAGGAGCATTGAAATCTGCTGCCACAAATGCAGCAAATGATGCCGGATTATCCACTCAGTCACTTTCTAGAG ATGATACTGCCACAGCATCACTGCAAAGCCAGCCGAGTGTGGAAAGTTCAAATGCAGAGAATCACGAGACCGATG TTTCCAGGCCTTCCATACCACAAGGTCTATTAATAGCATCCCAAACTAGCACACCTCGGCTAACTCCACCTGGTTCTCCTCCTAGTAAGTCATCATCTGCATCTCCCAAAGTCACATCTAGGCCGCTGTCTCCCAGGAGACACTCAATATCATTTGCTGGAACAAGGGGCATGTTTGATGGAAGGGCATCCTTTTCCTCTGTGCCATCAAGTCAACACAGTTCAATGGGCTATGACTCAG GACGAGCTAGAGTCGATGGAAAAGAATTCTTTCGCCAAGTCAG GAGCCGATTGAATTACGAGCAATTTGGTGCATTTTTAGCAAATGTCAAGGAATTAAATTCCCACAAGCAAACTAGAGAG GAAACTCTGAGAAAGGCAGATGAAATTTTCGGCCCTGATAACAATGACCTCTACTCAGTATTTGAGGGCTTAATTACTCGAAAAGCTTGA